The Paraphotobacterium marinum genome segment ACTTAATATTGTGTTATCATGTGTGCAATTAATTTTAGTTAAGTTAGTTGTGTTTTTAAATTTCTGACTATTATTCTCTAATAGTCTATAAGAATAATAAACAGGATGTTGATCACTACCTGCTTCCAAATCAATAGATAAATTAGACGTTCCTGTAAAGGTTACAGTCAGACCTCCTTGCCAGTTGAGCGTATGCTTTTTATCTTTTAAAAACCAACGACCATTATAATCAATATCTTTGCTTGATAAATTTATGCTTTTAAGAGACTGCTCCCCAATTAAACGCAGATTCATATTATTTTGAACAGAGGCATAACTAAGTGATGATATTAAAGTTATACCTATGATTGAAATCATTTTTTTCATTTAAGTCTTTCCTAAAGTTGTTGTGGTTAAAAATCAAAACTAATCAGAAAAACAAGGTATTTATAAATTATTTTTATTCACCCAAAATATATTTTTTTCACGCCAATAAATATCAAAAACACATTACACAAAAATGATCTTAGATTAAATTTCAGATATAAATCACGGTCTTGGTATGATTTTATATGAAATATGAGTATTTAAATTCCAATAATAGATTATAAAGTAAAATTTATACGTACTTATAAAGATTTTGTTATTAATGAAATTATAAGAACAAATAATTTCCAAAAAAATTGAGTGATTTTAATGTTTTCTCAACCACATGTTTGTTTAGATAGCCTAAGTATCGATCATCCAAGAGGCATTAAAAAATTTTTGATACCAGCTATAAAAAGGAGGTCCAATAATCCTTCAAATAATAAGTAATGTTTCTAACTCTTATCTAACCGAATCCTTACTTTAATTATTCAATCTTCAAATCTGAAAACTATGTTTGTTTTTAAACATGGCCATCTGTAATTGAAGTTTCATTCTCAGGAAGGTATATTTCAAGAACTTAATTTTAATATGAGAAAAATAAGTCACAATGAAATCAAATCTTAATATCTTGATCTTGTTAAAACCCCACACTTATTTAATTAGTCCGCCCTAATTACAAACCATTCTTTTTAGATTTAATTCTTTATTTTAGTTTTTGAAATATATAATTTAACAACTAAGTTTTGCTATGTAAAAATAAGCGATATTAAGCCTTGTTATAAGTAATTATATAGCTCTTTTATATTTCAAAAATGTCACGTTATTCAATTTAATTTGTTATGGACTATTTAATGATAAATATAAAAACATTCTTATTTCCAGAAAGCTCATCATCTCAAAAAGAAATTTTATCCGGTATGACAGTCGCCTTGGCACTCATACCAGAAGCAATTGCATTTTCAATCGTCGCTCATGTAAATCCTGCTGTAGGCTTATTTGCTACGTTTTTTATGTGTTTAATTACTTCTTTAATAGGTGGAAGGCCCGGTATGATTTCAGGTGCAACTGGCTCTATGGCTATAGTTATAGTAGCTTTGGTTTCTCAATACGGTGTCGATTACTTATTTGCTACTATATTACTTACTGGTATCTTTCAAATCTTAATAGGAGTCTTTAAATTAAACAAGGTAATTAACATTTTGCCAAGATCAGTCATGATAGGTTTTATCAATGGATTAGCCATTGTCATTTTTTTAGCGCAAATAGAACAGTTTAAACACACATCTATAACAGGAAGTGTCTCTTGGCTACCGCAGCATGATATTCTTGTAATGAGTATTTTTATTATCATAACAATGTTTATCTGTTTTACCTTACCTAAATTTTTGAAATCAATTCCTGCTGCATTAGCTGGGATCATTATTGTCACAATTATTTGCCATTACAGTGGTGTCCATACTCGGCTTGTGCAAGATATGATGAATCATGCTCAGATGGATCTTACTTTCCCTAAATTCCATATACCTGAAATACCTTTTAACACACATTCATTAGCAATTATATTACCTTACAGTTTAATATTAACAATCATCGGCTTATCCGAATCCTTAATGTCTTTGCTAATAATTGATGATATTACCAAGAGTAAAGGAAAACAAAGTAAGGAGTGTATTTCTCAGGGACTATCTAACATTGTCTGTGGCTTTTTTAAAAGTATGGGAGGATGTGCAATGCTTGGTCAAAGCATGATCAATATAAACAATGGTGCTAGAGGAAGGTTATCTGGCATTATTGCTAGTGTAACCCTCTTATTCTGTATTTTAGTTTTTTGGCCTGTTATGAAAATCATACCCCTAGCAGCGCTCATTGGCGTTATGTTTGTCGTTGTCATAGAAACTTTTGCGTGGGAAACGTTCAGATTACTCAAAAGAATTCCAATCCACGATGCCATTATTATATTAGCTGTGACAATGATAACAGTTGCAACTGATTTAGCTATAGCAGTTATCGTAGGGATTATTATTGCTTCTCTCGAGTTCGTCTGGCGATTATCTAAAAATTTAAAGATTAATGTCCAAAATACAAAAGAACATCAAAAATATAGTATACAAGGAATCGTTTTCTTTGGAAGCTCTTCAAAATTAAAGTCTGCGTTTAACTTTAACCCTTCTCAAAACTATGTGGTCATAGATATGAGTACGGCAATATTAGTCGATTATAGTGCAGTTCATTCAATTCAGTACATTATTGAACAATATAAAATGAATAAAATTGAGGTTAAATTATCTAATTTGTCTTCACGTTGTAAAGAGTTATTTTTAAAAGTAGACTCAAATATTAATTTAGACGTGCTAAGTAAAGTTTAGTTTACAAAATTAATGATCAATATAAGAATTCTTTTTGATTTTGTTTAAAGCACATATTATGTATTTAGCGAGTGATTGAGTTGCTGGTTTAAACACAAGAGCATTATAGAATGATCAAAATGATACGCACAATTTTTGGTACGACCTATTTTGCTTTTACTCAACGAAAATGCTTATTTGAACTGTTATAATCCTAAATTTAATAGTTTTTGTACTTTATCATGAAATATTTAAACTTTAGGATGAAATTAGAAACTCAGAGAATAATACTCAATTTTTAAATTGGGTGTTCTTTTCGAAAATTTATTTAATAACAGATATATTATCTCTTCTTAAAATATATAATTCTTCTTTAAAATTCATATTCTCTCGCTCAAAATCTTTAATGTTCTCATTGCTTTAACCCAACAATCCCTTAAATAATTGTGATGGGAAAAAATAAATAAATAGCCTACTTTCATTTGTTATATTTTTATAAATATTTTAAAAATGATAACTAGGTACTCTTTATTAAGGAAAAATAATCAAAGAACCATAAATTAAGCTTTAATAAATATATGGTTTTAACAACTAACTAAGTACACTTTATGAGCTATAAACAAACTGTTCGGTTATCTATTATTTTAATGGCACTTTTTCCTACGTTATGGGGATTGTTCTCATTCATGAATAACACATCTGGTTTTTCAGGAACAGCTCAATATGCTGTCGCCCCTTTGTTATCCATGTCTGATACGTATGGTAACCCAGCTCAAACATGGCGAGCCATTACCTCACCTATGGCTGCTAATATTTTTTTAGCTATCATTACAGCAATTGAAACACTGGCAGGTTTACTAGGTCTTTGGTCAATATTTAAATTACTAAAAGCCTTTAAAGATACACCCAAAGCTTTTGAAGATGCAAAATCTCCACTTGTTCTATCTTGTGTTTTAGCTATTTTAGTTTGGGGAGTAGGTTTTGCGGTAATAGCAGGTGACTACTTTTTAGCATGGCAATCAAAAACAACCCTAGCAACTCAAATTGGTGGTCTCATATATGCTATACCATGCTTCTTAACACTAATACTTGCAGTGATCCACAAAGAGTAGCAATTCAATCCATAAATTCATCTATTGAAAAATATACACTATTAAAGGCAAGCTTAAAAGTGACAAGATCGTTGAAGTTAAATAAAGACTAGTTGCCTCATTTTCAATCGTGTTCCATTGAAGGGCCATAATTGTTGATATAGTTGCCGTTGGCATTGCTAAAAGTAAAACAAATTCTTTTGCATCATTTCCGGATATATTGAACAAATAAACCAGAGAAAAACCTACCAAAGCACTAATTAAAGACTTTAAAGATAAATTAAAAAAAAGAAATTTGCTGATCTTAAATCTAATCCCATATAAATTCACTCCAACAGCAAATAGAGATATAAAAATACAAGATTTAGAAATTAATTCAATTGAGTCTGTGAACACAGTTGGTAAAAGTTGTGTGATATGCATAAAGCTAAATATCACACCTAATATCACTGCCAGTACCATTGGTTTTTTAATTGATTTAAGCAAAGCTTTAATAAAAAGATGAAGCTTATTCATTTCATTGTTTTGATTTTTATTTATTTCCATTAGGAAGATAGTTAAAGGAATAAGCGTCAATGCAATAATAAAATTTGCTCGAGCAACGGATACAACTGCTGTTAATCCAATTAAATGAGTTAAAAAAGGGATCCCCATTCCGCCCTCATTTGGAAATGTTGAAATAAAACTTGAAACAACATTTTCCTTGTTAGGTAACTTAAATACATATCGATTGAACAGAACGCTTAAAAGCCAAATGATACTGATTGCTAAAAAAAAAGCTAACATCCATTTTGGATAGATGATTTGTTCTGGCTTTGCCTTTGCAGTTTCCATAAATAATAATGCAGGAAAAACAAAATAGGCTACTAAATTAGAGCAAACATCTTTTGCTTCTACTCCAACTAATTTATACTTGACCGCACCCCAACCAATGAAGATCAAAATAAAGATTGGTAAAATAGAGTTTATTAATGTTCCAATCAACTTGAGCACCCTTTTTAAAAAAAGGACTATTTTAATTCAAAATTCATTCGGCTAAATTGATATCACTCACAATATTCACAAAAATAAGAGGCTATTTTATTTCCTATTGCTGTTTGGTTAGTCTTACCCTTTAAAAATAAGAAGCATAAACTTTTTTGCCTGCTTTTATTTTGTATAAATAATATAAAAAAGATCAAATTCACAAAATTTTTTATAAAAATTTGCATGTCTTTATAAAAAATGGATAATGAAATTCAGTCAATATTTTATATTATTCAGTAATAACATAGGGTTATCTAGTGATTAAAATTAGAAAAGCTGATAAAAAAGATATAAAAACTATTCATACATTAAGAAGCCGTTCCATTTTAGATCAGTGCTCTCCGCATTACTCCAATAAACAATTAGCTCTTTGGACTTATGGTGGTATATCCGATTCCTTCATACTCGACGTATTAGAAAATTTTTATGTGTCGGAATTAAATAAGTCTGTCATTGGATGTGGTAAGATAACTCTGCATACAGGCATGATCGATGCCATTTTTGTAGATCCTGATTACTTTAGATTAGGTGCTGCAAAAAAAATGATTTTATTTTTAGAAGATATAGCTAAAAAAAATAGCCTAAAAAAAATAAAATTAGAATCAACATTAAACGCCGCTTCTTTCTACAGACATTGCGGTTATAGTGGAGAGAAAGTATCTACATATGAATCACCGAGAGGGATAAGTTTAGAATGCATTCCAATGGAAAAGTATTTATAGCTTCCTTAGAAGAGAATTTTGTTTTTTTCACTAATTTTAGTGTTATCTGATAGTCCAAAATTTTTCTTAACCAGAGTAGTCATTTTAATAATGTATTCTTCATCTAAGAAACATACATTTTAAATTCATTCAAATAAAATACTTCTATTAAAAAACTTTATTACTTATAGAAATAACTTAGGATTATTTCTTTTACGATCAGAAGCCCAATATACAACAACTCCCCTCAAAAACGATACACATTAAACTATTTTTATTTTATTTTATTTATGTGTTTGTGTAGTTTTCATGTTTTAAGCAACGATTGATACCAACTCCTTATAAAATTTTTGGGGGTTGTTTTTTTTTATTTTATAAACCAGTTCATCTTAAATTAACAAAAAAATATTGAACTTATTCATAATAATTTTTCATTACATCATCAACCCACCTTGCTTCTTGGATGTCTTTCTGGTCAATAGTAAATTTTTTAAATAGTGGTTTAATATCTAAAACTGGTGTGTTATTGATGGCATCTAACCCTTTAACATGTAATATATTTTGATTTACACCGACAATCTCACAGGTTGTAACTCCTATTTTATTAGGTCTATTTTTTCCTCTTTGTGCAAAAATGCCCACTTTATCCAATGATGAATTATTTCTAGGGTATCGACTGTCGATGCAAATTCTTTCATTTAAAACTTTATGCATGTAAAAAATAACAGTAACATGGGAAAATTTATCGATTCCTTCAAAAGATGATGCAGGTAAATGTTTTTCTAGTTCAATGAAAGACTCTACATTTCCCCAAAAATCATCATTAATATCATTTCTATTATTTCGAACAATTCCAACTTTTTCTATTTCAATCATATCTCCATTCCTTGTCTTCATTCATCCTATTTTTAAAAAAAATAAGATCTTATCTAAAGAAACATTTAAGCTTTTAATTACTTGTTATTCTTATTTGACAGTATGTTTTTCTGCAAATTATATTTAATAGTCATTTTTTTGATGGATTTTAGGAATATCTTTATTTTTATGATAATTAATAAAAATACTAACTTGTTTAATGTGGAGTTTTACTTAAAAAAACCATCAATAAAGTTATTAACTTACTCATTATATTTTACTTTTTCTATAACACAATCAACAAAATTATATCTTTTTAAGATAACAATATTGAGTATTCCGTGTTTAAATCATTCATTAAATAATTACAATCGATTTGTTGATTTTATCAAAAAATAACTTTCAAAATTAAGGCATTAAATAATAAATATAAATAAAAACAAGATTAAAATCTTACACTTATATTGAGTATTTTTTTATAAAGGTACATATTGATATTTTAGTTGTTAATGATTAACATTAACCTTTTTTCTAAAAAAGAAAAAAGAGATATCAAATAAAAAAGGAATTTTAATGAGTGACTTATTGATTAGAGCGGACAGAGTTTACATGGAGATATTTAGTCTCAAACACGTTGATAATATATTAAATTATCAATTAAATAATAGAGATTATCTTTGCAGATGGGAACCTCTTAGGGATGATGAGTTTTTTACTAAGGAATACTGGTCCAAGGAAGCGAAAATTAATGAGCAAGAATATCTAGATGGTAAAGCATATAGATTTGTTATTTACAGACATAACGATAAAAAGTTAATTGGCCAATGTAACTTTACTAATGTCGTAAGAGGCCCCTTTCAAGCTTGTTTTCTTGGTTATTCCATTGATCATCGGGTGCTAAGAAATGGATACATGTATGAGGCATTGTCAACGCTTCTTGACTACATGTTTTCAACTTTAAGACTAAATCGAGTTATGTCAAATTACATGCCAAGCAATCTAGCTAGCGCAAATTTATTAGAAAAACTAAATTTTAAAATCGAAGGTCGAGCACAACGTTATCTAAAAATAAATGGGAAGTGGGAAGACCATATTCTTACTTCTAAGCTTTCAGATGTGAGTGCAGTGTAGTTATCAGCCCAATCTATGTGAGTGCTACTTAATTATGCCAAATGCTCTTTCATCAAAAAATATCCTATTTTCTTGTATTTAAATATAACTAATATATAAATATACTTTGTCTTATAAAAAGCTTACCTTAAAAAAGTTAAAGTTTAAAAAATAATACAATTTAAAAAAAACAACCTTACTATATTTGATATTTGATATTTGATATTTGATATTTGATATTTGATTGAGTTTCTCTAGTGTGAGCTACCTTGCATTTATCTCATTAAAAAATAGGTAAGATAAACAACGAAATAACTAATCATAAAAGGGATATTTATGAAAGATGAAACACTTTCAATTCATTTTGGTTACGAAACTGATCCAACAACAAAATCAGTAACAACACCAATTTATCAAACGGTTGCATATGAGTTTGAAAATGCACAACATGGAGCAGATTTATTCAATCTTGAAGTTCCTGGAAATATATACACTCGAATTATGAATCCAACCAATGATGTTTTAGAAAAACGGATGGCCGCTTTAGAAGGAGGAATTGCTGGTTTAGTTGTTAGTGCAGGCAGTGCTGCAATCAATTATACGATTCTTACTTTGGCTCAATCAGGTGATAATATCGTTTCAACTTCACAATTATATGGTGGAACGTATACTTTATTCGCTCACATGCTTCCACAACAAGGAATTGAAGTTCGTTTTGCAAAAGACAGTAATCCAGAAAGCCTAGCCGAACTGATCGATGATAAAACAAAAGCTGTATATTGTGAAAGTATAGGTAACCCTGCTGGAAATATCATAGATATAGAGCCATTAGCAGAGTTGGCACATGCTAAAGGTGTTCCTTTAATTGTCGATAATACCGTCGCTACGCCAATTTTATGTAAGCCCATCGAATTTGGTGCAGATATTGTAATTCACTCTCTTACCAAATATGTCGGTGGCCATGGCACGACGTTAGGTGGCATTATTATTGATTCCGGAAAATTTCCATGGTCTGAACACAAAGAGCGCTTTCCTTTGTTAAATCAACCAGAACCATCATATCATGGCGTAATATATACAGAAGCATTCGGAGAAGCTGCATTTATTGGTCGAGCAAGAACTGTTCCTCTTCGAAATACCGGCTCTGCTCTATCACCAATGAATGCCTTTATGCTTATGCAAGGACTAGAAACTCTTCCTCTAAGAATGGAAAGACACACAGAAAATGCTCTTAAAGTTGCAGAATATCTTAATCAACATGAAAAAGTAAGCTGGGTGAGTTATGCAGGTTTACCTGAATCTAAATTTTACCCACTTGCTGAAAAATATATGAAAGGCAAACCTTCATCTATCCTTTCATTTGGACTTAAAGACGGATATGAAGCTGGTGTACGTTTTTATGATGCCTTAAAAATATTCAAGCGATTAGTTAATATTGGTGATGCAAAATCTCTTGCTTGTCACCCTGCTTCTACGACTCATCGTCAACTGAGTGAATTAGAGCAAACAAAAGCAGGAGTTTCTCCTGAAATGATACGACTATCAGTTGGAATTGAACATATAAATGATATTTTGGCTGATTTAGAACAAGCCCTTCAAGCTTAATGAATGCAATTAAGTATTTCTGACTTATATCTGGCTAGTTTGGGATAAAATTTGTAATAATCAAAACTAGCCATTTATGCTATCCAAAGATTACGTCAGTGATTCAGTAATACAACAATGAATAGTTTTCAATTACTCAACCTAAGAGTTTAAGCTAAATTCAATAACCGTTGTTGTACTTGTATGCTGCATGTATCACTAGCCTCAACAATGATATAATTTGAATATCAATTCTAATTATAATCTTAAAATTCTTTTGCAAGTTTTTTTATATGATGTTTGGCTAAATCATTTTTTCCTCGACTTAACCATTTTACACATTCAAAGACATCCCAAATTAAACCTTTATCACCAAAATAATAAGCAGGAAAATCTTCGTGCTTTGGAGCAGGTTCATCACATACTAATGAGGGAACGATATTCTCTTTATCTAATAATACCAAATAAGGATTGTGGATCTTTATGTCATAAGATGTATCAAAGCAGTGTATCTCCGCACTTGTAAAATCATGAAATAGATATTTTTTGGTGTACCATTGGTCTTCATCTAAAGCATCAAAGCAATATACAATATCTTTATCTGCTTCAAATTTTTTATAACAGCTCTCTACCTGATTGTGGTATTTGTTTTTTGTAATAATCAGCAAATCCGCATCAGAAATGCGATCGCCTCCTCCCTTAGCTAAAGAACCGATTAGGATTATAGCAATAACATCATCTTCAGACTCAAAAGCCTTACAAGCTGATTGAATAATATTCTCTTGCAAAAATAACTCAGGTTTTAATTTCATTATTTTCTCCTATTTGATACTTTTATAGTTAAATTTTATTCTAAAACTTAACATTAATAATATAAAAGCGTCCAATAGAAATTAATTATCAAATATTGCTCCTTTAAAAATACTGATATTCGTTGTGTAATAAACAGAATTAAATGCTTTTATGTATCAAAATTTAAAGTTATATTAACTATGCGAATAAAATTAACCATATATTTTGAAAGGACTAATCTATATGTTAAAACAACTCTTTTGCTCATCATTATTATTTGTTTCTTTTTTATCATTTTCAGAAAATTTAAACATTGAAAACCAGTATAATACACTCGACAATATGTTTTCAGGAGATTATTCGACTCAGCTTACAGTCAATGAAGCCATGAAACAAAACAATAATTTTGGTATTGGTTTAGCGAAAGAGCTAGGAGAACTTATTGTTATAGATAATAAATACTATGTTGCTGACTCTAAAGGGAATGCAAAATTAATGAAAGGAAATGATGGGATATCTTACCTTACTGCTACCAATTTTGATTCAGATAATGCATTACATTTTGAAATAAAAAAACCAATGACATTAATTAAAATCCAAAATTTAATTAATAAAGAATATAATTTGGCTGATACACTTTACGCTGCAAAAGTGATTGGTAAATTTGAATACATTAATGCCAGTAATCAAAATAGAGTTTTAAATCAAATTTTTTTAAAAAAATGGCCCAAGAATCATCAGCATGATTTTACAGTCACTAACACAAAAGCAACCATTGTAAGCTTTTATACCCCTCTTTCAAAAAATGAGTTAAAGGGAATCAGTATTCAACCTCGCTACACGCATTTTATTTCATCGGATATGAAAATGGGAGACGTTTTAAATGCTAGGATTTTATCCGGTGATATATATATACAAAAAATTGATAAAGTTAAAATCATTAACCCCAAACATGAAAACACAAATAAGAATGTCGGTTTGAAAGATGCAAAACAAATTGAGTCTTCGTCTAATTAATTTCATTTTTATAATATCAAACTAAATTTAAAAGCCGGAACTAATTCATTAGTAGACGCGCATTTATAAAAGTGATTTTAAAAACAAAATATAAGTTATCGGAGTTATGAAGATGAACTACACAATAAAATATTTGTTGATTCAAAGTTTACTCTAATAAAATTCACTTGATTT includes the following:
- a CDS encoding SulP family inorganic anion transporter, giving the protein MINIKTFLFPESSSSQKEILSGMTVALALIPEAIAFSIVAHVNPAVGLFATFFMCLITSLIGGRPGMISGATGSMAIVIVALVSQYGVDYLFATILLTGIFQILIGVFKLNKVINILPRSVMIGFINGLAIVIFLAQIEQFKHTSITGSVSWLPQHDILVMSIFIIITMFICFTLPKFLKSIPAALAGIIIVTIICHYSGVHTRLVQDMMNHAQMDLTFPKFHIPEIPFNTHSLAIILPYSLILTIIGLSESLMSLLIIDDITKSKGKQSKECISQGLSNIVCGFFKSMGGCAMLGQSMININNGARGRLSGIIASVTLLFCILVFWPVMKIIPLAALIGVMFVVVIETFAWETFRLLKRIPIHDAIIILAVTMITVATDLAIAVIVGIIIASLEFVWRLSKNLKINVQNTKEHQKYSIQGIVFFGSSSKLKSAFNFNPSQNYVVIDMSTAILVDYSAVHSIQYIIEQYKMNKIEVKLSNLSSRCKELFLKVDSNINLDVLSKV
- a CDS encoding GNAT family N-acetyltransferase, which gives rise to MIKIRKADKKDIKTIHTLRSRSILDQCSPHYSNKQLALWTYGGISDSFILDVLENFYVSELNKSVIGCGKITLHTGMIDAIFVDPDYFRLGAAKKMILFLEDIAKKNSLKKIKLESTLNAASFYRHCGYSGEKVSTYESPRGISLECIPMEKYL
- a CDS encoding AEC family transporter yields the protein MIGTLINSILPIFILIFIGWGAVKYKLVGVEAKDVCSNLVAYFVFPALLFMETAKAKPEQIIYPKWMLAFFLAISIIWLLSVLFNRYVFKLPNKENVVSSFISTFPNEGGMGIPFLTHLIGLTAVVSVARANFIIALTLIPLTIFLMEINKNQNNEMNKLHLFIKALLKSIKKPMVLAVILGVIFSFMHITQLLPTVFTDSIELISKSCIFISLFAVGVNLYGIRFKISKFLFFNLSLKSLISALVGFSLVYLFNISGNDAKEFVLLLAMPTATISTIMALQWNTIENEATSLYLTSTILSLLSLPLIVYIFQ
- a CDS encoding DUF2165 family protein; its protein translation is MSYKQTVRLSIILMALFPTLWGLFSFMNNTSGFSGTAQYAVAPLLSMSDTYGNPAQTWRAITSPMAANIFLAIITAIETLAGLLGLWSIFKLLKAFKDTPKAFEDAKSPLVLSCVLAILVWGVGFAVIAGDYFLAWQSKTTLATQIGGLIYAIPCFLTLILAVIHKE
- a CDS encoding GNAT family N-acetyltransferase gives rise to the protein MSDLLIRADRVYMEIFSLKHVDNILNYQLNNRDYLCRWEPLRDDEFFTKEYWSKEAKINEQEYLDGKAYRFVIYRHNDKKLIGQCNFTNVVRGPFQACFLGYSIDHRVLRNGYMYEALSTLLDYMFSTLRLNRVMSNYMPSNLASANLLEKLNFKIEGRAQRYLKINGKWEDHILTSKLSDVSAV
- a CDS encoding nucleotidyltransferase domain-containing protein, translated to MKLKPELFLQENIIQSACKAFESEDDVIAIILIGSLAKGGGDRISDADLLIITKNKYHNQVESCYKKFEADKDIVYCFDALDEDQWYTKKYLFHDFTSAEIHCFDTSYDIKIHNPYLVLLDKENIVPSLVCDEPAPKHEDFPAYYFGDKGLIWDVFECVKWLSRGKNDLAKHHIKKLAKEF
- a CDS encoding O-acetylhomoserine aminocarboxypropyltransferase/cysteine synthase family protein — translated: MKDETLSIHFGYETDPTTKSVTTPIYQTVAYEFENAQHGADLFNLEVPGNIYTRIMNPTNDVLEKRMAALEGGIAGLVVSAGSAAINYTILTLAQSGDNIVSTSQLYGGTYTLFAHMLPQQGIEVRFAKDSNPESLAELIDDKTKAVYCESIGNPAGNIIDIEPLAELAHAKGVPLIVDNTVATPILCKPIEFGADIVIHSLTKYVGGHGTTLGGIIIDSGKFPWSEHKERFPLLNQPEPSYHGVIYTEAFGEAAFIGRARTVPLRNTGSALSPMNAFMLMQGLETLPLRMERHTENALKVAEYLNQHEKVSWVSYAGLPESKFYPLAEKYMKGKPSSILSFGLKDGYEAGVRFYDALKIFKRLVNIGDAKSLACHPASTTHRQLSELEQTKAGVSPEMIRLSVGIEHINDILADLEQALQA
- a CDS encoding SAM-dependent methyltransferase, with the translated sequence MIEIEKVGIVRNNRNDINDDFWGNVESFIELEKHLPASSFEGIDKFSHVTVIFYMHKVLNERICIDSRYPRNNSSLDKVGIFAQRGKNRPNKIGVTTCEIVGVNQNILHVKGLDAINNTPVLDIKPLFKKFTIDQKDIQEARWVDDVMKNYYE
- a CDS encoding acetolactate decarboxylase — translated: MLKQLFCSSLLFVSFLSFSENLNIENQYNTLDNMFSGDYSTQLTVNEAMKQNNNFGIGLAKELGELIVIDNKYYVADSKGNAKLMKGNDGISYLTATNFDSDNALHFEIKKPMTLIKIQNLINKEYNLADTLYAAKVIGKFEYINASNQNRVLNQIFLKKWPKNHQHDFTVTNTKATIVSFYTPLSKNELKGISIQPRYTHFISSDMKMGDVLNARILSGDIYIQKIDKVKIINPKHENTNKNVGLKDAKQIESSSN